In Gemmatimonas sp., a single genomic region encodes these proteins:
- a CDS encoding Rid family hydrolase: protein MPPPAGAYSPGVRTANGAQLLFVSGQTPRDPATGEIVGATVEEQTRVTLANLERILRTGGATLADVVSVTVYLADENDWGTFNEVYRTVFSPPFPTRAVVGAQLRGILVEIAAIAAVPAA, encoded by the coding sequence CTGCCCCCGCCAGCGGGAGCTTACTCTCCGGGGGTGCGAACCGCAAATGGCGCGCAGCTGCTCTTCGTCTCCGGACAGACGCCGCGCGATCCGGCCACCGGCGAGATCGTGGGTGCCACGGTGGAGGAGCAGACGCGCGTGACGTTGGCCAACCTCGAACGCATCCTGCGCACTGGCGGCGCGACGCTGGCCGATGTCGTGAGCGTCACGGTGTATCTCGCGGACGAAAACGACTGGGGGACATTCAACGAGGTGTATCGCACCGTGTTCTCGCCGCCATTTCCCACGCGGGCGGTCGTGGGGGCGCAGCTGCGCGGCATCCTCGTGGAGATTGCCGCCATCGCGGCGGTGCCGGCGGCGTGA
- a CDS encoding S4 domain-containing protein translates to MSGAHDVPDDNVPAAAGKVRLDKWLWAARFFKTRALAADAIDGGKVDVNGDRAKRAKQVQAGDVVRLRQGPVEWVLAVRDVAERRGSADIARGLYEETADGRRKREVVTEQLRQMPTAFSHGDSKPGKRDRRALRRLKGGTDW, encoded by the coding sequence ATGAGCGGGGCACACGACGTGCCGGATGACAATGTGCCAGCGGCGGCGGGCAAGGTCCGCCTCGACAAGTGGCTGTGGGCCGCACGGTTCTTCAAGACGCGGGCGCTCGCTGCCGACGCCATCGACGGCGGCAAGGTGGACGTGAACGGCGACCGGGCCAAACGCGCCAAGCAGGTGCAGGCCGGCGATGTGGTACGCCTGCGGCAGGGGCCGGTGGAGTGGGTGCTCGCGGTGCGGGACGTGGCGGAGCGCCGCGGATCGGCGGACATTGCGCGCGGTTTGTACGAGGAAACGGCCGACGGGCGTCGCAAGCGCGAGGTCGTGACGGAGCAGCTGCGGCAGATGCCCACGGCGTTCTCGCACGGTGACAGCAAACCCGGAAAGCGCGACCGGCGCGCCCTGCGTCGGCTGAAAGGCGGCACCGACTGGTAG
- a CDS encoding HDOD domain-containing protein, translating to MLISLAPLRDRRDRVMGYALSAYPAETRGAPLSPDDEARRTLEQIPQLSRMVGRSLLVPVTPALVRDGTMTRFASLDAVWLVASEALDDATTRRAMDRLIGSGLHFALQGFPEGEPLPPSLAGSAIVLDAARTPARLLERHVRALLEAGLRPLVRGVDDRATRHRVLSAGVLMYTGRQLTRGAAVAADRPTEDSILRAMAILAAFSDGRPPDGSFDSFVREDPHVAASLLKAISSAALGVRGPRSVSHAITLLGRDVIIERLVAVTARLIGEAAQDPELALAALRRARLCDRVGTALDAAPHPRARVVAGLLSTLEFALASPSPLIAQRLGLPPALRDVLDAREQPLGQLLDVVDAMEYGWWDDLVMRCRRLGIRPQVVADAWLETWKSSRDELGIARTDSF from the coding sequence ATGCTGATCTCCCTCGCGCCGCTGCGCGATCGCCGGGATCGCGTGATGGGCTACGCCCTGAGCGCGTATCCCGCTGAGACGCGCGGCGCGCCGTTGAGCCCCGACGACGAAGCACGGCGAACGCTTGAACAGATACCGCAGCTGAGCCGCATGGTGGGGCGCAGCCTGCTGGTGCCGGTCACGCCGGCACTGGTGCGCGACGGCACGATGACCCGCTTCGCCTCCCTCGACGCGGTCTGGCTGGTCGCGTCGGAAGCGCTCGACGATGCCACGACGCGACGCGCCATGGACCGGCTCATCGGCTCCGGACTTCACTTCGCGCTGCAGGGCTTTCCCGAGGGCGAGCCCCTGCCCCCGTCGCTCGCCGGCAGCGCCATTGTCCTGGATGCGGCCCGCACGCCGGCGCGGCTGCTGGAACGCCATGTTCGCGCGCTGCTGGAGGCGGGGCTGCGTCCGCTCGTGCGCGGCGTGGACGACCGGGCGACCCGACATCGCGTGCTCTCCGCCGGGGTGCTGATGTACACCGGACGCCAGCTGACCCGCGGCGCGGCGGTGGCGGCCGACCGCCCGACCGAGGACAGCATCCTGCGCGCGATGGCCATACTGGCCGCGTTCAGCGATGGGCGGCCTCCCGATGGATCGTTCGACAGCTTCGTGCGCGAGGACCCGCATGTGGCGGCGTCGCTGCTCAAGGCCATATCGTCGGCCGCGCTGGGGGTGCGTGGTCCGCGCAGTGTGTCGCACGCCATTACGCTGCTCGGCCGTGATGTCATCATTGAACGGCTCGTCGCCGTGACGGCGCGCCTCATCGGGGAGGCCGCTCAGGACCCGGAGCTCGCGCTTGCCGCGCTGCGCCGGGCGCGCCTCTGCGACCGGGTGGGGACGGCGCTCGACGCGGCCCCGCACCCCCGGGCGCGTGTGGTGGCCGGGCTGCTGTCCACGCTCGAATTCGCCCTGGCTTCCCCCTCCCCCCTCATCGCGCAGCGGCTGGGGCTCCCGCCAGCGTTGCGCGACGTGCTGGACGCGCGCGAGCAGCCACTGGGGCAGTTGCTCGACGTGGTGGACGCCATGGAATACGGCTGGTGGGATGATCTCGTGATGCGTTGCCGACGTCTGGGTATCCGGCCGCAGGTGGTGGCCGACGCGTGGCTCGAAACCTGGAAGAGCTCGCGCGACGAACTGGGTATCGCCCGCACTGATTCTTTCTGA
- a CDS encoding CHAD domain-containing protein, with the protein MTDVRTPSADDVRQLLIDGLRRPAQEGARLVALHWLHQLAATRATWRAMQREQLAGTASSSSVAGGVDATELLHKARVALRRLRATARENARVLDGAIDRRAARSLRALGQVTNAVRDADVQRAWLETEESRLPAAARAEAAVLRTWLARRTSPSFESVERAFAEHFDPIEDRLFARLGRYELLRRVGIDSAPMPFARHLATRIVRAGNRLRHDIERVTDVHAQDAMHEVRIRLKRQRALLSPFAKTRPAIGGWFDLATRGQDLLGALRDAHLLARRAHKAGLPVLERALQDIVLAHFQLFQHDWCERLDDVLRTLDAAANALRAEGSPMTASGLPLEIERKYLLRACPPAARAVAPVRIEQGWIPGQALRERLRRRIAPDGTVSCWRTVKLGPAEARVEVEEIAQPELFGAMWELTHSARVLKDRYVVPHGAHTWEIDVFLDRDLVLAEVELGDVNEAVTLPPWLAPYLDRDVTGDPAYFNATLARPAGPVNGPC; encoded by the coding sequence ATGACTGACGTGCGCACGCCGTCGGCGGACGACGTGCGCCAACTGCTCATCGACGGCCTGCGTCGGCCAGCGCAGGAGGGCGCGCGACTGGTGGCGTTGCATTGGCTGCACCAGCTGGCGGCGACCCGCGCCACCTGGCGCGCGATGCAGCGCGAGCAGCTGGCGGGCACCGCGTCGTCATCGAGCGTGGCGGGCGGCGTGGATGCCACCGAACTGCTGCACAAGGCGCGCGTGGCGCTCCGGCGCCTGCGGGCAACAGCGCGCGAGAACGCCCGCGTGCTCGACGGCGCAATCGATCGACGGGCCGCCCGATCGCTGCGGGCGCTCGGTCAGGTCACCAATGCGGTGCGCGATGCCGATGTGCAGCGCGCGTGGCTCGAGACGGAGGAGTCGCGACTGCCGGCCGCTGCCCGTGCGGAAGCCGCGGTACTGCGCACATGGCTGGCCCGCCGTACGTCGCCCTCGTTCGAGTCGGTGGAGCGCGCCTTTGCGGAGCACTTCGACCCGATCGAGGACCGGCTGTTCGCCCGACTGGGGCGCTACGAACTGCTCCGGCGCGTCGGCATCGATTCGGCGCCCATGCCGTTTGCCCGCCACCTGGCCACCCGCATCGTCCGCGCCGGGAACCGGCTGCGGCATGACATCGAACGGGTCACCGATGTGCACGCGCAGGACGCCATGCACGAGGTGCGCATTCGACTGAAGCGGCAGCGCGCGCTCCTGTCGCCGTTCGCGAAGACCCGCCCGGCCATCGGGGGCTGGTTCGACCTGGCCACCCGTGGGCAGGATCTGTTGGGCGCCCTGCGGGACGCCCACCTCCTCGCGCGGCGCGCCCACAAGGCCGGATTGCCGGTGCTGGAGCGCGCCCTACAGGACATCGTGCTGGCGCACTTCCAGCTCTTCCAGCACGACTGGTGCGAGCGCCTCGACGATGTGCTGCGCACCCTCGACGCTGCGGCCAACGCCTTACGGGCCGAGGGGTCGCCAATGACGGCCAGCGGGCTGCCCCTGGAGATCGAGCGCAAGTACCTGCTGCGCGCCTGCCCGCCAGCGGCGCGCGCGGTGGCGCCGGTGCGGATCGAACAGGGATGGATCCCCGGTCAGGCGCTGCGGGAGCGCCTGCGCCGACGGATCGCCCCCGACGGCACCGTCAGCTGCTGGCGCACGGTGAAGCTGGGGCCGGCCGAAGCACGCGTGGAGGTGGAGGAGATTGCCCAGCCCGAGCTCTTCGGAGCCATGTGGGAGCTCACGCACTCGGCGCGCGTGCTCAAAGACCGGTATGTCGTGCCCCACGGCGCACACACCTGGGAGATCGACGTCTTCCTCGATCGCGACCTCGTGCTGGCCGAGGTGGAGCTGGGTGATGTGAACGAGGCGGTCACGCTGCCGCCGTGGCTGGCGCCATATCTGGATCGCGATGTGACGGGCGATCCGGCGTACTTCAACGCGACGCTCGCGCGGCCGGCCGGCCCAGTCAACGGCCCATGCTGA
- a CDS encoding CPXCG motif-containing cysteine-rich protein, with product MLDEEFPAGDGAADSSGVVFCPYCGESVEIALDPGGGANQQYIEDCQVCCRPWVVSVSYDDDGTAQVFVDASDDHDEHDD from the coding sequence ATGCTCGACGAGGAGTTTCCCGCCGGCGACGGCGCGGCGGACTCGTCGGGGGTGGTGTTCTGCCCGTACTGCGGTGAGTCCGTGGAGATCGCGCTCGATCCTGGCGGCGGCGCCAACCAGCAGTACATCGAGGACTGCCAGGTGTGCTGCCGTCCGTGGGTGGTGTCCGTGAGCTACGACGACGACGGTACCGCGCAGGTGTTCGTGGATGCCAGCGACGATCACGACGAGCACGATGACTGA
- a CDS encoding TolC family protein: protein MTATWRLAALLLLGTALHGRTAGAQAMSAADSARLRTSALIGIVVDTSGTPFTFPAFVDLVLANHPVAQQARLVSEQARAELRQAWGAFDPKLMASWDQKRYAGTEYFKYFDAELKMPLPIGADVTLAFDRTMGRYFNPDRRTVGNGTFSAGISLPLGQRIITDERRTALRQARAARDAGDAERIGILNKLLFSSAKDYGTWYEMWRRRAIAQEGEALADFRLRAVRQRVANGESAPIDTVEALLELQRRQVTRFETEASFYVATLNLMAYLWDDAGRPAALPENAKPVLDGIGRGGIDSLRLDGLLALATRRNPDLLKVQAKVQQAEAERLLATQGLIPLAEAKLAGLTERGSDAAFFNRERLDNNYKAALTFSTPLLFLKESGKFAATGAKLEFQEFERDRLRRDVEFDARAAIFELANLQRLLDRQAANVRNARLLRDAEQVRFENGESTLLILNLRERLVLDEATKLAALEAKVASARGALALATGDRTLITDPR, encoded by the coding sequence GTGACGGCGACGTGGCGACTGGCAGCCCTGCTGCTGCTGGGAACGGCGCTGCACGGCCGCACAGCGGGCGCTCAGGCCATGTCCGCCGCCGACAGCGCACGCCTCCGCACCAGCGCGCTCATTGGCATCGTGGTGGATACATCCGGCACGCCGTTCACCTTCCCGGCTTTTGTAGACCTCGTGCTGGCCAATCACCCGGTGGCGCAGCAGGCGCGACTCGTCTCGGAGCAGGCCCGGGCCGAGCTGCGTCAGGCGTGGGGGGCGTTCGACCCCAAGCTCATGGCTTCGTGGGATCAGAAGCGCTACGCCGGCACGGAGTACTTCAAGTACTTCGATGCCGAACTCAAGATGCCGCTGCCCATTGGCGCCGACGTGACGCTGGCGTTCGACCGCACCATGGGGCGCTACTTCAACCCCGATCGTCGTACGGTAGGGAACGGCACCTTCTCGGCCGGCATCTCGCTCCCCCTGGGGCAACGCATCATCACCGACGAGCGGCGCACGGCGCTGCGGCAGGCACGGGCCGCGCGTGATGCGGGCGACGCCGAGCGCATCGGCATCCTCAACAAGCTGCTGTTTTCGTCGGCCAAGGATTACGGCACCTGGTACGAGATGTGGCGACGGCGCGCCATCGCCCAGGAGGGAGAGGCACTGGCCGACTTCCGCCTGCGCGCCGTGCGCCAGCGGGTGGCCAACGGCGAAAGCGCGCCCATCGATACGGTCGAGGCGCTCTTGGAGCTGCAGCGCCGTCAGGTCACGCGCTTCGAAACCGAGGCCTCGTTCTACGTGGCCACGCTCAACCTGATGGCGTACCTGTGGGACGACGCCGGTCGCCCCGCGGCGTTGCCGGAGAATGCCAAGCCGGTGCTTGACGGCATTGGGCGGGGTGGCATCGACTCGCTGCGCCTCGATGGCCTGCTGGCGCTGGCCACCCGGCGCAACCCCGACCTGCTCAAGGTGCAGGCCAAGGTGCAGCAGGCGGAGGCGGAGCGACTGCTCGCCACCCAGGGGCTCATTCCGCTGGCGGAGGCCAAGCTGGCCGGGCTGACCGAACGTGGAAGCGACGCCGCCTTCTTCAATCGCGAGCGGCTGGACAACAACTACAAGGCCGCGCTCACGTTCAGCACGCCGCTGCTCTTCCTCAAGGAGTCGGGCAAGTTTGCCGCCACCGGCGCCAAGCTCGAGTTTCAGGAGTTCGAGCGCGACCGCCTGCGCCGCGACGTGGAGTTCGACGCGCGGGCCGCCATCTTCGAGCTCGCCAACCTGCAGCGGCTGCTCGACCGTCAGGCCGCCAATGTGCGCAACGCGCGCCTCTTGCGCGATGCGGAGCAGGTGCGCTTCGAGAACGGTGAAAGCACCCTGCTGATTCTCAACCTGCGGGAACGGCTGGTGCTGGACGAGGCGACCAAACTGGCGGCGCTGGAGGCCAAGGTGGCGTCCGCGCGCGGGGCGTTGGCGCTGGCCACGGGCGACCGAACGCTCATCACGGATCCGCGCTAG
- a CDS encoding biotin/lipoyl-binding protein encodes MASSDINIERELKALPLETTTLLGAADSGRVVSRWLIGILLVLVAIMFLPWQQNVQGNGNVTALSPADRPQQLQSRIDGRIEAWFVSEGQFVKKGDSIVRISEIKEEYLNPSVLPLTQQQQTAKESAISEKLNKAAALAQQIVQLEQQRDFKLQQTANKVLQYQAEVRQATLEDSVARDQLRRRERLFRDSLGLVSVNDLQTFQIRVQSAAAKLVEKQQMLAITQTDLQSIPAEYGEKIAKSRSDRAATLAEVSEGRSDVAKLKDKVGSLTLRNSFYMIEAPQDGYVVRATRAGQGEIVKAGEPIVSIQPARPRKAVELYVKPMDVALLKPGRHVRVFFDGWPALQISGWPQVAVGTFGAQVAVIDQFPSADGRFRVLLVPDTTHDEDWPAQLRLGTGAEGWAMLDNVTVGWELWRQLNGFPLSIKPGDALSGDEVAGGKGKDGGGKK; translated from the coding sequence ATGGCCTCCTCCGACATCAACATCGAGCGCGAACTCAAGGCGCTGCCCCTCGAGACCACGACCCTGCTTGGCGCGGCGGACAGCGGCCGCGTGGTCTCCCGCTGGCTGATCGGCATTCTGCTGGTGCTCGTGGCCATCATGTTCCTGCCCTGGCAGCAGAACGTGCAGGGCAACGGCAACGTCACGGCGCTCAGTCCGGCCGATCGGCCCCAGCAGCTGCAATCGCGCATCGACGGGCGCATCGAAGCATGGTTCGTGTCCGAAGGCCAATTCGTGAAGAAGGGGGACTCGATCGTCCGGATCTCCGAGATCAAGGAAGAGTACCTCAACCCGAGCGTCCTGCCCCTCACGCAACAGCAGCAGACGGCCAAGGAGAGCGCGATCAGCGAGAAGCTCAACAAGGCCGCCGCACTGGCGCAGCAGATCGTGCAGCTCGAGCAGCAGCGTGATTTCAAGCTGCAGCAGACCGCCAACAAGGTGCTGCAGTACCAGGCCGAGGTGCGGCAGGCCACGCTCGAGGATTCGGTGGCGCGCGATCAGCTGCGTCGCCGTGAGCGCCTGTTTCGCGACTCGCTGGGACTCGTCTCGGTGAACGACCTGCAGACCTTCCAGATTCGCGTGCAGTCGGCGGCGGCGAAGCTGGTGGAGAAGCAGCAGATGCTGGCCATCACGCAGACGGACCTGCAGAGCATTCCCGCCGAGTACGGCGAGAAGATCGCGAAGTCGCGCTCCGACCGCGCGGCCACGCTCGCCGAGGTGAGCGAGGGGCGCTCCGATGTGGCGAAGCTCAAGGACAAGGTGGGGTCGCTCACCCTGCGCAACTCGTTTTACATGATCGAGGCCCCGCAGGATGGGTACGTGGTGCGGGCCACGCGCGCCGGCCAGGGGGAAATCGTGAAGGCGGGTGAGCCGATCGTGAGCATCCAGCCGGCGCGCCCCCGCAAGGCCGTGGAGCTGTACGTGAAGCCAATGGACGTGGCGCTGCTCAAGCCGGGGCGCCATGTGCGCGTGTTCTTCGATGGGTGGCCCGCGCTGCAGATCTCGGGGTGGCCGCAGGTGGCGGTGGGGACCTTCGGCGCGCAGGTGGCGGTCATCGACCAGTTCCCGAGCGCCGACGGTCGCTTCCGCGTGCTGCTGGTACCCGACACCACACACGATGAAGACTGGCCCGCCCAGTTGCGGCTGGGTACCGGTGCCGAAGGTTGGGCGATGCTCGACAACGTGACCGTGGGGTGGGAGTTGTGGCGTCAGCTGAACGGCTTCCCGCTGTCGATCAAGCCCGGCGACGCGCTGTCCGGCGATGAAGTGGCGGGCGGCAAGGGCAAGGACGGCGGAGGCAAGAAGTGA
- a CDS encoding ABC transporter ATP-binding protein, producing the protein MSAQATRVNQRISESLGLDVEQARWRALTRQISQQDPLPGRIRSIGGAVDIGFLDRTLSLEEIRTAIAEGQLPLVLLSRDGSDAIVLDRDEEGRARAWLVKPDGTEQRIDADTPQLADAVVRRLGHTGAVPALAPMALRSPVAIQGDGAPHSPLEGHGAHEAEHLSPIDRTFALLAREKREITTVFFYATLAGGLSLILPLAVGGIVQLVQGRLFLQPVVVLISFVILGTIMAGVLQIGILKVVERIQQRIFARMALEFAFRVPRMKYASSLEQNLPEQMNRLFEAVAIQKGMQKLLIDVPTALLTVLFGLILLTVYSPWFSLFAVVVIFILYMIIRLTGPEGLATSIVESKYKYKAVHWLEEIARAFHAFKYAGDSTLPVERMDDVITGYIKYRKKHFAVLVKQTIALIGFKTFITAAVLIIGATLVQTNRLLLGQFVAAEVVIVTVLVGVEKLMTSLSTVYDVLTSVDKSGHVADLPLEARGGLAPTHAPGTGVAIETRDLRYRYPGAKSPSVDGVSVRIAPGERVAIMGVDGSGRSTLVKLLAGLIDDYDGTIRFDGITLRDLDRPALRARIGQMLSWGDLFDGTIEENISVGRAHITPLDVREALDALQLTDEIQHLPQGIQTELTNGARNLPAHLANKLLVAQGIAGRPRLVVLDDFFQNLDASSRSLIIRLLTNRERHWTVITVSHDPQLLSAFDRVLVVHDGKVLREGTFQQLRSDPLCRSLLHEYVNESSAANGA; encoded by the coding sequence ATGTCGGCACAGGCAACCCGCGTCAACCAACGCATCTCCGAGTCGCTCGGCCTCGACGTCGAGCAAGCCCGCTGGCGTGCGCTGACGCGCCAGATCTCGCAACAGGACCCGCTCCCCGGGCGTATCCGCTCCATTGGCGGCGCTGTGGACATCGGGTTCCTCGACCGCACGCTGAGCCTCGAGGAGATACGCACCGCCATTGCGGAGGGGCAACTGCCGCTGGTGTTGCTCAGTCGCGATGGCAGTGACGCCATCGTTCTGGATCGTGACGAGGAGGGGCGTGCGCGCGCCTGGCTGGTGAAGCCGGATGGCACCGAGCAGCGCATCGATGCCGATACGCCCCAGCTGGCCGACGCGGTCGTGCGCCGGTTGGGGCACACGGGTGCCGTACCGGCGCTGGCTCCCATGGCGCTCCGGTCACCGGTGGCCATTCAGGGAGACGGCGCACCGCACAGCCCGCTCGAGGGGCACGGCGCACACGAGGCCGAACATCTTTCACCGATCGACCGCACCTTCGCGCTGCTGGCGCGTGAGAAGCGCGAAATCACCACGGTGTTCTTCTATGCCACGCTGGCGGGTGGCCTGAGCCTGATCCTGCCGCTGGCGGTGGGTGGCATCGTGCAGCTGGTGCAGGGGCGCCTGTTCCTGCAGCCCGTCGTCGTGCTCATCTCGTTCGTCATTCTTGGCACGATCATGGCCGGTGTGCTGCAGATCGGCATTCTCAAGGTCGTCGAGCGCATCCAGCAGCGCATCTTCGCGCGCATGGCGCTGGAATTCGCCTTTCGCGTGCCGCGCATGAAGTACGCCTCGTCGCTCGAGCAGAACCTGCCGGAGCAGATGAACCGCCTGTTCGAGGCGGTGGCCATCCAGAAGGGCATGCAGAAGCTGCTCATCGATGTGCCCACCGCGCTGCTCACCGTGCTGTTCGGGCTCATCCTGCTCACGGTGTACAGTCCGTGGTTCTCGCTCTTCGCGGTGGTGGTGATCTTCATCCTGTACATGATCATCCGCCTGACCGGACCGGAGGGGTTGGCCACCTCCATCGTGGAGTCGAAGTACAAGTACAAGGCGGTGCATTGGCTGGAGGAGATCGCACGCGCCTTCCATGCCTTCAAGTATGCCGGCGACTCCACGTTGCCGGTGGAGCGCATGGACGATGTCATCACGGGGTACATCAAGTACCGCAAGAAGCACTTCGCGGTGCTGGTGAAGCAGACGATCGCACTGATCGGCTTCAAGACGTTCATCACGGCGGCCGTGCTCATCATCGGGGCCACGCTGGTGCAGACGAATCGCCTGCTGCTCGGGCAATTCGTGGCCGCCGAAGTGGTGATCGTGACAGTGCTGGTGGGAGTGGAGAAGCTCATGACGAGCCTGTCCACCGTGTACGACGTGCTCACGTCGGTGGACAAGTCGGGGCATGTGGCCGATCTGCCGCTCGAGGCGCGCGGCGGCCTGGCCCCCACTCACGCGCCCGGCACGGGAGTGGCCATCGAGACGCGCGACCTGCGCTACCGCTATCCGGGTGCCAAGTCGCCTTCGGTGGATGGCGTGTCGGTGCGTATCGCGCCGGGGGAGCGGGTAGCCATCATGGGCGTGGATGGCTCGGGCCGCAGCACGCTGGTGAAGCTGCTGGCCGGGCTCATCGACGATTACGACGGCACCATCCGCTTCGACGGCATTACCCTGCGCGATCTCGACCGGCCGGCGCTGCGCGCGCGCATTGGTCAGATGCTCTCCTGGGGTGACCTGTTCGATGGCACCATCGAAGAAAACATCAGCGTGGGTCGTGCGCACATCACGCCGCTCGACGTGCGCGAGGCGCTCGACGCTCTGCAGCTGACCGACGAGATCCAGCATTTGCCGCAGGGGATCCAGACGGAGCTGACCAACGGTGCCCGCAACCTGCCGGCCCACCTGGCCAACAAACTGCTGGTGGCGCAGGGCATCGCGGGGCGGCCACGGCTCGTCGTGCTCGACGACTTCTTCCAGAACCTCGACGCGTCGTCGCGGTCGCTCATTATCCGGCTACTCACCAATCGGGAGCGGCACTGGACGGTCATTACCGTGTCCCATGATCCCCAGCTGCTGTCAGCCTTCGACCGGGTGCTGGTGGTGCACGACGGCAAGGTGCTGCGTGAGGGCACGTTCCAGCAGCTTCGCAGCGATCCGCTCTGCCGCAGCCTCCTGCATGAGTACGTGAACGAATCCTCTGCCGCGAACGGAGCCTGA
- the arfB gene encoding alternative ribosome rescue aminoacyl-tRNA hydrolase ArfB, giving the protein MSDADSSRPPRGEELDGVTVAPGVHIPVAELQLSAIAGGGPGGQHVNRSATRVVLQWNVRSTRALRAEQRERVLEKLASRLDGDGALRIVAGEYRSQLQNRRAALDRLRQLVARALVVPRARKATKPTFGSVQERLSTKRQRAETKRQRRRPLDD; this is encoded by the coding sequence ATGAGCGACGCCGACAGTTCACGACCGCCGCGTGGCGAGGAGCTGGACGGCGTGACGGTGGCGCCGGGGGTACACATTCCCGTGGCCGAGCTGCAGCTGTCGGCGATCGCCGGCGGTGGCCCGGGGGGACAGCATGTGAACCGCAGTGCCACTCGCGTGGTGCTGCAGTGGAACGTGCGCTCCACCCGGGCGTTGCGCGCCGAGCAGCGGGAGCGAGTGCTGGAGAAGCTGGCGTCCCGTCTGGATGGCGACGGGGCGCTGCGCATCGTGGCCGGGGAGTATCGCAGCCAGCTGCAGAATCGCCGAGCAGCCCTCGATCGACTGCGTCAACTCGTGGCGCGGGCGCTGGTGGTGCCGCGCGCGCGCAAGGCCACCAAGCCCACCTTTGGCTCGGTGCAGGAGCGGCTGAGCACGAAGCGGCAGCGCGCGGAAACCAAGCGACAGCGACGTCGGCCGCTGGACGATTGA
- a CDS encoding methyltransferase domain-containing protein gives MMTRRHELWTVLWLGTTLVAACRPAGERVVLGNGTPGVAVGSDTVTPAAQAGAQAADFPPPAREVADIVAPRWTAEDDRDNAGEFDTVVKLARITRGQAVADIGAGDGYYVARLSPLVGSDGVVFGQDIMPEYLALLQRRVVRDGLSNVRVVLGEAHDPRLPAASVDVALMIHMYHEISQPFALLWNLASSMKPGGRLVILDLDRPTYGHGTPPSLLDCELSRVGYRRLSRRETGPEEYVAIYVAPTPAQRPTPAAVSASLRRSPCRSP, from the coding sequence ATGATGACACGGCGACACGAGCTGTGGACCGTCCTGTGGCTGGGGACAACCTTGGTGGCGGCGTGCCGCCCGGCAGGGGAGCGCGTGGTGCTGGGGAACGGCACGCCAGGCGTGGCCGTGGGTTCGGATACCGTCACCCCCGCCGCCCAGGCTGGTGCCCAGGCGGCGGACTTCCCGCCTCCGGCGAGAGAGGTGGCCGACATCGTAGCGCCGCGCTGGACCGCCGAGGATGACCGCGACAACGCGGGAGAGTTCGACACGGTGGTGAAGCTGGCACGGATCACCCGCGGGCAGGCGGTGGCGGACATCGGCGCCGGCGACGGCTACTACGTGGCCCGGCTGTCCCCCCTGGTGGGGAGCGACGGTGTGGTATTCGGACAGGATATCATGCCCGAATATCTGGCCCTGCTGCAGCGGCGCGTCGTGCGCGACGGGCTCTCCAACGTGCGCGTGGTGCTGGGAGAGGCGCACGATCCGCGGCTTCCGGCTGCCAGCGTGGATGTCGCGCTCATGATTCACATGTACCACGAGATTTCCCAGCCGTTTGCCCTGCTGTGGAATCTTGCCTCGTCAATGAAGCCGGGAGGACGCCTGGTGATTCTCGACCTCGATCGCCCCACCTATGGACACGGCACGCCACCGTCGCTGCTCGACTGCGAGCTGTCGCGCGTGGGGTACCGGCGGCTGTCGCGGCGCGAGACGGGTCCGGAAGAGTACGTGGCGATCTATGTCGCGCCGACGCCAGCACAGCGCCCCACACCGGCCGCGGTTTCGGCGTCGCTTCGGCGCTCGCCGTGCCGATCGCCATGA